One stretch of Miscanthus floridulus cultivar M001 chromosome 18, ASM1932011v1, whole genome shotgun sequence DNA includes these proteins:
- the LOC136523772 gene encoding tubulin beta chain-like has translation MMLTFSVFPSPKVFDTVVEPYNATLSVHQLVENADECMVLDNEALYDICFRTLKLATPTYKYESESCFFMLPVGDLNHLISATMSGVTCYLRFPGQLNSNLRKLAGSQQYRALTVPELTQQMWDAKNMMCAADPRHGRYLTASAMFRGKMSTKEVDE, from the exons ATGATGCTCACATTCTCCGTTTTTCCATCACCTAAGGTGTTTGATACTGTGGTCGAACCTTACAATGCTACACTCTCAGTTCATCAACTTGTTGAGAATGCTGATGAGTGTATGGTCCTTGACAATGAAGCTCTTTACGACATCTGCTTCCGCACTCTGAAGCTTGCTACACCCACTTATAA ATATGAATCTGAATCATGCTTTTTTATGTTGCCAGTTGGTGACCTGAACCATCTCATCTCTGCAACCATGAGTGGTGTTACCTGCTACTTGCGGTTCCCAGGCCAGCTGAACTCTAACCTCCGGAAGCTTGCA GGATCCCAGCAGTACCGTGCCCTCACCGTCCCCGAGCTGACCCAGCAGATGTGGGATGCCAAGAACATGATGTGCGCAGCTGATCCACGACATGGGCGCTACCTGACAGCATCAGCCATGTTCCGTGGGAAGATGAGCACCAAGGAGGTGGACGAGTAG